DNA sequence from the Candidatus Cloacimonadota bacterium genome:
TAAAAATAACGGTCTTATCGATGATCTGGGAGGTTTGGATACTGCCCTTGAACATATGCGTGAACTTACAGGAATTGAAGGTTCCATGCGCCTTGTAGACGCCACAAGCTCCGAGACTGGTATTTCCATTGGCATTAGCAGCAATCCTATGTTTAATGTGTTGGGATTGCATGCACTGGAAGAAATTAGCCAAGAATATATCAAGCTCTATGAATTCTGGCAAGATTTTTCAGAGGAAAAAGCCCTAATGTTAAGCCCAATCAATAATAATGAACTACAATTCTAAATGTTAAAACAAAAGAAAGTGGGTGGAATTTAATTCCACCCACTTTCTTTTGGGCAAAATAGCTAAGCCATCACTCTCCCATTACTTCATCCCACTTATTTATCAACTCTCTTCTATCCTTTTCAAGACACTTCTTAACAACTGGCCAATCGGCATAATGGTATTGCTTGGTGACTTGCAGATACTCACGCTGGTCTAAATGGATAGTAAAACCTATCCTACTTAATGATATCGTGTCCGGATCCGGTCCCATGTCTCTAACCGGAGAAACACTGATAATCCGGGTGAGATCAATTATAGTGCCGTCTGATAATGAGAATTTCATAACGACTCCCGAACGTATTTTTTGATAGTTACAAATTTGCAAACACGCAATAATGTGCAAGCAAAATGTTGTTATATACTAACATCTTTTTGCATTAAATAAACTTTGTGAATAAATGCTTATCCTACTGAAATATATATTCTTATATTGTATTTCATAAACACACATTCAACGATTATTGATCCAAAACGTGTTGATTTTCATCCACTTCTCGTCTATTTATTTCGATATTATTTGTTATTTTGTTCAAAACTCACTCTTCTTCCCACATACATTAGGTTAATTATAGCGATAATTCAAGTTACTATTCTCCCTTATCTACAAGATAATCTCGGCTCTAAACTCAGTTAATGTCTGCTTGATGCATTGGCAAGGGAATCATCAATTAAGCATTGTAGAGATTCATCAACAATATCTTCAAGACTCTGGTTATTGTGCATAGCTGTAAAAATAAGTAAACAGGCAATTCAAGCAGATCTTAAGGTTTGATATTCTTGTATTCATATTCTTCCGCAATTCTTTTTGCAAGGAGCAATATTTCATGTTCTTACTACTAACAATCTCACTTTTAAGATAGGGAAATTGCGTTTTAGCAGAAGAAAAGGTTTGCCTTAAGAGCACAATAGCCTATTATATGAGTAGGATATAGAAAAATAAATATTTAGGTGGTTTAATATGTTCAACTACAAGTTATTAGATAAATATGATCCCATTCATAATAAAGCCTATCAATTGATCGATAATGCGGGCAAACCCTTGGATGCAAAATGGGAACCCTCTCTTTCGAAAGATCAAATCCTTAAGGCGTATAAGGATTTGCTGTTTGAGCGCACAGCCGACCTAATGGCAGTGAGTTATCAACGTCAGGGCAGGATGTATACCTACCCCCCAAATCTGGGGCAGGAAGCCATTCATATTGCCGCCGGTATGGTCACGAAAGAGCAAGATTGGCTGGTACCGGCTTTTCGCGAATTAGGTGCCTGGCTGGCAAAGGGAGTTAGCCTTCGAGAAATATTCCTTTATTTTAAAGGCCAAGAAGATGGTTCTCGCTTCGAAAAAGCTAACCGAATGCTACCGGTATCGGTGCCTATCGCCTCTCAATTGGTACACGCTGCAGGTTTGGGTTATGCAATCAATTATCATAAAGAAAAAGATGCCGCAGTATTTGCCTATGTAGGCGATGGTGGTACTTCTGAAGGCGATTTTCATGAAGCCTTGAACTTTGCTGCTGTGTGGAATACCCCGGTTATCTTCATTGTGCAAAACAATCAATTTGCCATCTCAGTGCCGCTGAAGATGCAGACTAAATCCATCAACATTGCGGTGAAAGGCATTGCATACAATGTCCCCTCACTTTTAGTAGATGGCAACGATTTCTTCGCTATGCACGATGCGCTTTCTTTTGCCCGCAAGCACGCAACAAGCGGTAAAGGTCCCTTCCTTATTGAGGCTCGCACCTATCGTGCCGGAGCCCATACTACATCTGACGATCCCTCCAAATATCGCAGCAAAGAAGAGGAACAGCTTTGGGCAGAGAAGGATCCGTTAAAACGTTTAAAAGGTTACATCAAACATGCCAAGCTTGACGCCCTAAAGGATGAGGAAAAACTCATTAAAGAATTCAAAAAACATATTGATAGTGAATTTGAAGCAGCAGAAAAGCATCCGGACTATCCTTTGGACGATGTCTTTGGCTATATGTATGAAGAGATTCCGGACGAACTAAAGCGTCAGAAGAACAACTATGAAAACTATTTGAGAGGTGCAAAATGAAGGTGATGAATCTGGTACAAGCAATCAACGACGCCTTGGATATCAAGCTTAAAGAAGATACAGAAATTGTAGTATACGGTGAAGACGTAGGTGTGGAAGGTGGAGTGTTCCGCGTAACCGAAGCTCTGCAAGTTAAGCATGGTGCAGATAGAGTATTTGACAGTCCTTTGGCAGAATCTGGCATTGCCGGGACAGCTTTGGGAATGGCAATCTCGGGGATGAAACCGATTATTGAGATGCAGTTTGATGGCTTCTCTTACCCAGCTTTCAATCAGATTTTCAGTCACATCTCCCGGTTCCGCAATCGAACCCGAGGCAAATTCACAGTTCCGATGGTGATTCGCATTCCTTATGGTGGCGGCATCAATGCTTTGGAGCATCACAGTGAAAGTCCTGAGGCATATTTTGGGCACACGCCAGGACTCAAGGTGGTGATTCCTTCCACTCCCTATGACGCCAAGGGTTT
Encoded proteins:
- the pdhA gene encoding pyruvate dehydrogenase (acetyl-transferring) E1 component subunit alpha, giving the protein MFNYKLLDKYDPIHNKAYQLIDNAGKPLDAKWEPSLSKDQILKAYKDLLFERTADLMAVSYQRQGRMYTYPPNLGQEAIHIAAGMVTKEQDWLVPAFRELGAWLAKGVSLREIFLYFKGQEDGSRFEKANRMLPVSVPIASQLVHAAGLGYAINYHKEKDAAVFAYVGDGGTSEGDFHEALNFAAVWNTPVIFIVQNNQFAISVPLKMQTKSINIAVKGIAYNVPSLLVDGNDFFAMHDALSFARKHATSGKGPFLIEARTYRAGAHTTSDDPSKYRSKEEEQLWAEKDPLKRLKGYIKHAKLDALKDEEKLIKEFKKHIDSEFEAAEKHPDYPLDDVFGYMYEEIPDELKRQKNNYENYLRGAK